In Litorimonas taeanensis, one DNA window encodes the following:
- a CDS encoding glutathione S-transferase family protein gives MLIVHHLNNSRSQRILWMLEELGVEYQIKHYQRDPDTSRAPAELKAVHPLGKSPVIEDDGLIVAETGAIIVYLLDKYGEGRFRPEKGTQQYVDYVHFLHFAEGSAMLPLLLSLYTGYLGEAAAPIQPMIISEIKGILDYCEYSLTRSEYFAGDDLTGADFQMIFPLEAAKARGRLHGYEACLDYVVKIHSRPAYLAALEKGGEYAYGPK, from the coding sequence ATGCTTATAGTACACCATTTGAATAACTCCCGCTCCCAACGTATCCTTTGGATGCTTGAAGAACTTGGTGTCGAATATCAAATCAAACATTATCAACGAGACCCAGACACAAGCCGCGCTCCAGCAGAATTAAAGGCCGTCCATCCACTAGGGAAAAGCCCGGTTATAGAAGATGACGGCTTAATCGTTGCGGAAACTGGGGCAATCATTGTTTACCTGCTAGACAAATATGGCGAAGGCCGTTTTCGACCTGAAAAAGGGACGCAGCAATATGTGGACTATGTTCACTTTCTTCATTTTGCAGAAGGGTCTGCGATGCTACCGCTCCTCTTATCCCTTTATACAGGGTATCTAGGCGAGGCAGCGGCCCCTATACAGCCCATGATCATTAGTGAAATCAAAGGCATCTTGGATTATTGTGAATATTCGCTCACTCGCAGTGAATATTTTGCAGGGGACGATTTGACAGGCGCCGATTTTCAGATGATCTTTCCTTTAGAGGCCGCTAAAGCCCGAGGCAGGCTACACGGTTATGAAGCCTGCCTTGATTATGTTGTAAAAATACATTCACGCCCCGCGTATTTAGCCGCTTTAGAAAAAGGCGGCGAATATGCATATGGGCCTAAGTAA
- a CDS encoding DUF6702 family protein, producing MLNSNFLLTACTRRTTLTGLASLSCSSLGIKALAHKLTTTETRVEITTKTGLVQVIHTFHTHDAEVALAKAKIIDMPDLTRLRQRAQMALYVEKTFSILQNGEPIDLRLVGAEIDRGNVLTYQEGKIELPLGEISITAEMMRSFVLNQINNVDVYIDGKVHSLQFRGSDGRKNILA from the coding sequence ATGCTCAACAGTAACTTTCTACTTACGGCTTGCACACGCAGAACAACACTAACTGGCCTTGCTTCATTAAGCTGTTCATCGCTTGGCATAAAAGCTTTGGCACATAAGCTTACCACAACTGAAACACGTGTTGAAATCACCACAAAAACGGGTTTGGTACAGGTCATTCACACTTTCCACACGCATGATGCAGAGGTGGCGCTCGCTAAAGCCAAAATCATCGATATGCCCGACTTAACCCGTCTGAGACAAAGAGCCCAAATGGCCCTCTATGTCGAAAAAACATTCTCTATCTTGCAGAATGGTGAACCTATTGACCTCAGATTAGTGGGGGCCGAAATCGACAGAGGTAATGTCCTGACATATCAGGAAGGGAAAATAGAGCTCCCTCTGGGCGAAATCTCTATCACGGCTGAAATGATGCGAAGTTTTGTGTTAAACCAGATCAACAATGTTGACGTTTACATAGACGGCAAAGTTCACTCCCTACAGTTCCGTGGGTCGGACGGACGAAAAAATATACTTGCCTAA
- a CDS encoding M1 family metallopeptidase, with amino-acid sequence MSKLANALRFSFISVGVSIGLLVIATEAFADGPAGSKTDQVSKFRQLGTELPTPNIFRNAAGAPGPAYWQQQANYVINATLDEDERSISAKSTIDYINNSPDSLRYIWVALDQNRFKDGSLAIESATAASAGSRRGDATSANDRVTFSSLRYSQAQEDRDYGFDFKAVTDKNGRKLNYTINDSMMRIDLPTPLAPDARTTININWDHNIIDEVAIGGRGGYEYFEEDGNYIFGLAQWFPRLAAYTDYTGWQNKQFLGRGEFTLEFGDYEVNLTVPSDHIVAATGVLQNPREVLTAEQRNRLGNLSTKETRYIVTPEEAEANEKSKARGNKTWKFKAENVRDFAWSSSRKYIWDAMLFEQDDEFNPTVTAMSFFPKEADPIWSQYSTQAVVHTMDVYNKFAFNYPYPVAQSVNSWERGGMEYPMITFNGYRPSENEKTGDVTYSRGIKYGLIGVIIHEIGHIYFPMTVNSDERRWTWMDEGLNTFLEYQAEYEWEENFPISRWGSNNPMDDISRYMTSANQVPIMTQSDSVLQFGPNAYSKPAAALMVLRETVMGRELFDFAFREYATRWRFKRPTPADFFRTMEDASAVDLDWFWRGWFYDTEHVDMAVTDVRQYKISSQDPETEKDKDRDEFSERTPETITQTRNREEGIETRLERFPELNDFYNKHDRFTVTNKDRNKFKSFLSGLNDWEKEVYERAMEDDNFYYFVDFKNIGGLLSPLPLTLTYADGDTEDLMIPVEIWRRNSEAVTKLIVRDRKITSITLDAKHQTADANYNNNSFPPVITENRIEMYKSNYRASSMMADMMTELKGDEKEAKSDSDKAVPLTTDETSGQSPQKSNAKTTKEDDKKKSSLRRTLEKMLGRD; translated from the coding sequence ATGTCAAAATTAGCGAATGCGCTACGCTTTAGTTTTATTTCAGTGGGTGTTTCTATTGGCCTACTGGTTATCGCTACAGAAGCTTTTGCGGATGGCCCCGCCGGAAGCAAAACTGATCAAGTGTCAAAATTTCGCCAACTGGGTACAGAGTTACCAACACCCAATATATTCCGCAATGCCGCTGGCGCGCCTGGTCCTGCCTATTGGCAACAACAAGCGAATTACGTCATCAACGCTACGCTAGATGAAGACGAACGTAGCATTAGTGCAAAATCCACAATTGACTACATCAACAACTCACCCGACTCATTACGTTACATTTGGGTTGCATTGGATCAAAACCGTTTCAAAGACGGCAGTCTCGCGATCGAAAGTGCAACAGCCGCTTCTGCAGGCTCACGGCGCGGTGATGCCACTAGCGCAAATGACCGCGTAACTTTTTCTAGCCTGCGCTATAGCCAAGCTCAAGAAGACAGAGATTACGGATTTGATTTCAAAGCTGTCACGGACAAAAATGGTCGCAAACTAAATTACACCATTAATGACTCCATGATGCGTATTGATTTGCCAACTCCATTGGCACCAGACGCACGCACGACAATTAACATAAATTGGGACCACAACATCATTGATGAAGTCGCTATTGGTGGCCGTGGTGGATACGAATATTTTGAAGAAGACGGGAATTATATCTTCGGCCTAGCGCAATGGTTTCCTCGCCTTGCGGCATATACAGATTATACGGGTTGGCAAAACAAACAGTTTTTAGGACGTGGTGAGTTCACTCTTGAGTTTGGCGATTATGAGGTCAACCTGACCGTCCCTTCGGATCATATCGTAGCCGCAACAGGCGTTCTTCAGAACCCAAGAGAGGTCTTGACCGCTGAGCAACGCAATCGCTTAGGTAATTTATCGACCAAAGAAACACGCTATATCGTCACGCCAGAAGAGGCAGAAGCGAATGAGAAAAGCAAAGCGCGTGGGAATAAAACTTGGAAATTTAAAGCTGAAAACGTCCGTGATTTTGCTTGGTCTAGCTCCCGTAAATATATTTGGGACGCGATGCTCTTTGAACAAGACGACGAATTCAACCCAACAGTAACGGCAATGAGTTTCTTCCCAAAGGAAGCAGACCCTATTTGGTCACAATATTCAACACAGGCCGTTGTACACACAATGGACGTTTACAACAAATTTGCCTTTAATTACCCCTACCCTGTCGCGCAATCCGTAAACTCTTGGGAACGTGGCGGTATGGAATACCCTATGATTACCTTTAATGGTTATCGTCCAAGTGAGAATGAAAAGACAGGTGATGTCACTTACTCACGTGGGATTAAATATGGTCTAATCGGGGTAATTATTCATGAGATTGGACATATCTATTTCCCCATGACGGTTAACTCTGATGAGCGCCGTTGGACATGGATGGATGAAGGCCTCAATACTTTCCTTGAGTACCAAGCAGAATATGAGTGGGAAGAAAACTTCCCAATCAGCCGTTGGGGGTCAAACAACCCGATGGATGACATATCGCGCTATATGACAAGTGCTAATCAGGTGCCTATCATGACACAGTCAGACTCTGTCCTACAGTTCGGTCCAAACGCCTATTCTAAACCTGCAGCCGCCTTGATGGTATTGCGTGAGACAGTGATGGGGCGTGAGCTTTTTGATTTCGCTTTCCGTGAATACGCTACACGTTGGAGATTTAAGCGACCAACTCCTGCTGATTTCTTCCGCACTATGGAAGACGCCTCTGCTGTTGACCTAGATTGGTTTTGGCGCGGTTGGTTCTATGACACAGAGCATGTGGACATGGCTGTGACAGATGTGCGTCAATATAAGATCTCCTCTCAGGACCCTGAAACAGAGAAGGATAAAGATCGCGATGAGTTCTCAGAACGCACACCTGAAACTATTACTCAAACACGCAATCGCGAGGAAGGCATAGAAACACGCCTTGAGCGTTTCCCAGAACTTAATGATTTCTACAATAAGCATGACCGCTTTACGGTAACAAACAAGGACAGAAACAAGTTCAAATCCTTCTTATCTGGTCTGAATGACTGGGAAAAAGAAGTATATGAACGCGCAATGGAAGACGATAATTTTTATTATTTCGTCGATTTCAAGAACATTGGCGGCTTACTATCTCCTTTACCTTTAACGCTTACCTATGCCGATGGTGACACCGAAGATTTGATGATTCCTGTTGAGATTTGGCGCCGTAATAGCGAAGCCGTGACAAAACTTATTGTCAGAGACCGTAAGATTACGTCGATTACCCTTGATGCCAAACATCAAACAGCCGACGCAAATTATAACAATAATAGCTTTCCACCTGTTATCACAGAAAACAGAATCGAAATGTATAAGTCAAATTATCGGGCCTCTTCAATGATGGCTGATATGATGACAGAACTCAAAGGTGATGAGAAAGAAGCCAAGTCGGATTCCGACAAAGCCGTTCCTCTGACAACGGATGAGACAAGTGGGCAATCGCCACAAAAATCGAATGCCAAAACAACTAAAGAAGATGATAAAAAGAAGTCTTCTTTACGTCGCACATTGGAGAAAATGTTGGGCCGTGATTAA
- a CDS encoding YrbL family protein: protein MTINPKLPDFNETVSLNESGAFAEGGNRLCFVHPQDARLCIKVSKPGAVKKARDAKPLYKRARSLSAFDDNMGEFKAYHQSAIRHPRVSQERLWAHLPRCYGWQNTSLGLGLVSDFYQNENGEAAASLEHLLINTDLLASYKKKLLEFSDYLRETGVLTKNILPHNLVLANDGRLKLIDGLGRLGFIPTVEWSEKARRNYIERRIKKMFLRVEWEFNGRERPWNEVEKKGRL, encoded by the coding sequence ATGACGATTAACCCTAAACTTCCTGATTTCAATGAAACCGTTTCTTTAAACGAATCAGGTGCTTTTGCTGAGGGAGGAAACAGATTGTGTTTTGTTCACCCGCAAGACGCTCGACTATGCATCAAGGTGAGTAAACCAGGCGCTGTGAAGAAAGCGCGTGACGCGAAGCCACTCTATAAACGCGCGCGTTCTCTATCTGCTTTTGATGACAATATGGGGGAGTTCAAGGCGTATCATCAAAGCGCGATTCGGCACCCAAGAGTGTCTCAAGAGAGACTATGGGCGCATCTCCCCCGATGTTATGGCTGGCAAAACACTAGCCTTGGTTTGGGATTGGTTTCAGACTTTTATCAAAATGAGAATGGTGAGGCCGCGGCGTCATTAGAACATCTGTTGATAAATACAGATTTATTAGCGAGCTATAAGAAGAAGCTTCTCGAATTCTCTGATTATCTACGAGAGACTGGGGTGCTGACTAAGAATATCTTGCCCCATAACTTAGTTTTGGCAAATGATGGCCGTTTAAAATTAATAGATGGTCTGGGTCGGTTGGGGTTTATACCAACAGTCGAGTGGAGTGAAAAAGCTCGCCGAAATTATATTGAAAGGCGGATTAAGAAAATGTTCCTCCGAGTTGAATGGGAATTCAACGGTAGAGAGAGACCATGGAACGAAGTCGAAAAAAAAGGAAGGTTATGA
- a CDS encoding M28 family metallopeptidase, with amino-acid sequence MSPIKLLATVSLTAMLFTACSSEPTTPTLGDTSISAADLGRRIERLASDEFEGRAPGTPGGQAASQYIADEMALAGLSPAGDSGTYFQNVELTEATVNAGSFMNIHKASDDSNILEADLKTNAVYWTKRLDKTVNVTESELVFVGYGITAPEYGWNDYEGLDVKGKTVVILVNDPGFATKDEALFKGNAMTYYGRWTYKYEEAARQGAAGAIIVHETAPASYGWDVVAGSWTGAQYDLVRPDRGASRAALEGWVHLDAAKQLFEAAGLDYGQLKNQAVTKDFKPVPMGELRLNAKIEQTVQTTTSRNVAGEIKGAVRPDEYVLYMAHWDHLGKNDNLEGDDKIYNGAVDNATGTAAIIEIGEAMAQGAKPERSVIFVAVTAEESGLLGSAYYGDAPLVPLKNTVAGVNIDAILPLGKTKDVKVMGFGASELEDRLKTVLDERDMYIVPDDKPEAGYYYRSDHISLAKKGVPMLYADLGNDHFMNGLTYGEDFANGYTKERYHKPGDEYDNSWDLTGIKQVTEIFYDLGLNIANSEDWPNWYEGTEFRSLRDDMLKD; translated from the coding sequence GTGTCACCCATAAAGTTACTAGCAACTGTAAGTCTTACTGCAATGCTTTTTACAGCTTGCAGCTCAGAACCCACAACACCAACCCTTGGGGATACATCAATCTCCGCAGCAGATTTGGGCCGCAGAATTGAACGCCTTGCGTCTGATGAATTTGAAGGTCGCGCGCCTGGGACACCCGGCGGACAAGCCGCTTCTCAATATATTGCTGATGAAATGGCGCTAGCAGGCCTTTCTCCGGCGGGTGACAGTGGGACATATTTCCAAAATGTAGAATTGACCGAAGCCACGGTCAATGCTGGCTCTTTTATGAACATTCATAAGGCCAGTGATGATTCAAATATTCTTGAAGCTGACCTAAAAACGAATGCGGTTTATTGGACGAAACGCTTAGACAAAACTGTCAACGTTACAGAATCAGAACTTGTATTTGTGGGATACGGAATCACGGCCCCTGAATATGGTTGGAATGACTATGAAGGATTAGACGTTAAAGGAAAAACCGTCGTAATCTTGGTCAACGACCCAGGTTTTGCTACAAAAGATGAAGCCTTATTCAAAGGCAATGCCATGACATATTATGGTCGTTGGACATATAAATATGAAGAAGCTGCGCGCCAAGGTGCTGCAGGCGCTATCATAGTACATGAAACAGCTCCAGCGAGTTATGGGTGGGATGTCGTTGCCGGCTCTTGGACAGGGGCGCAATATGATCTTGTACGGCCTGATCGCGGCGCCTCTCGTGCAGCGTTAGAAGGATGGGTTCACCTAGACGCGGCCAAACAACTTTTTGAAGCAGCTGGTCTTGATTATGGGCAGTTGAAAAACCAAGCTGTAACGAAAGACTTTAAACCTGTTCCTATGGGTGAGTTACGCCTCAACGCTAAAATTGAGCAGACTGTTCAAACGACCACATCTCGCAATGTCGCGGGGGAAATTAAGGGGGCTGTCCGCCCAGATGAATATGTTCTCTACATGGCACATTGGGATCATTTAGGGAAAAATGACAACTTAGAAGGCGACGATAAAATTTATAACGGCGCTGTTGATAATGCCACTGGCACGGCTGCAATCATCGAAATTGGTGAGGCTATGGCTCAAGGGGCCAAGCCTGAGCGTTCTGTTATTTTTGTCGCCGTCACAGCAGAAGAATCAGGCCTCCTTGGTTCAGCTTATTATGGTGACGCGCCTCTTGTTCCTCTTAAGAACACAGTCGCAGGTGTAAACATCGACGCCATATTGCCTTTGGGGAAAACCAAAGATGTAAAAGTTATGGGGTTCGGCGCCTCCGAACTTGAAGACCGTTTGAAAACAGTCTTGGACGAACGAGATATGTATATTGTTCCAGATGATAAGCCTGAAGCGGGATATTATTACCGTTCAGACCATATTAGCCTCGCTAAAAAAGGCGTTCCAATGCTTTATGCTGACCTTGGTAACGACCACTTTATGAATGGCCTGACATATGGAGAGGACTTCGCTAATGGTTATACAAAAGAGCGCTATCACAAACCTGGTGACGAATACGACAATAGCTGGGACCTAACGGGGATTAAGCAAGTCACAGAAATTTTCTATGACCTTGGGCTTAACATAGCCAATTCGGAAGATTGGCCAAATTGGTATGAAGGCACTGAATTTAGAAGCCTACGCGACGACATGCTAAAAGATTAG